In Afipia sp. GAS231, a single window of DNA contains:
- a CDS encoding SDR family oxidoreductase, producing the protein MHVKDKVCVVTGAASGIGEAVARAFADAGARGVVVADLKTSRDKLAKVAGDIDGLAVTADVGLEDDIKALVAAAEDKYGRVDVFFSNAGLSRKGQESASDADWDVSWRVHVMSHVFAARALVPGMLARGSGYLLNTASAAGLLASLNSMPYGVTKNAAVALAEHLAIQYGDCGIRVSVLCPQSVQTGMTTPGPSAARVDGVLQPPEVARMVLEAMEAEQFLILTHPQVGEYMQRKASSRDRWLTGMRRLRDKIYGDQRAG; encoded by the coding sequence ATGCACGTCAAGGACAAGGTTTGTGTCGTAACCGGGGCGGCGAGCGGTATCGGCGAAGCGGTGGCGCGCGCTTTTGCCGACGCCGGCGCGCGCGGCGTCGTGGTCGCCGACCTCAAGACCTCGCGTGACAAGCTGGCGAAAGTCGCCGGCGATATCGATGGGCTCGCCGTGACCGCCGATGTCGGCCTCGAAGACGACATCAAGGCGCTGGTGGCGGCGGCCGAGGACAAATACGGCCGGGTTGACGTGTTCTTTTCCAACGCCGGCCTGTCACGCAAGGGACAGGAGAGCGCCTCCGACGCCGACTGGGACGTGAGCTGGCGGGTCCATGTCATGAGCCATGTGTTCGCGGCGCGCGCGCTGGTGCCGGGCATGCTCGCGCGCGGCTCCGGCTATCTGCTCAATACCGCTTCCGCGGCCGGCCTGCTGGCTTCGCTGAACTCGATGCCTTACGGGGTCACCAAGAACGCCGCCGTGGCGCTGGCCGAGCATCTCGCCATTCAGTATGGCGACTGCGGCATCCGCGTTTCCGTGCTGTGCCCGCAATCGGTACAGACCGGCATGACCACCCCCGGCCCCAGCGCCGCGCGGGTCGACGGCGTGCTGCAGCCGCCGGAAGTGGCGCGCATGGTGCTCGAGGCGATGGAAGCCGAACAGTTTCTGATCCTGACCCACCCGCAAGTCGGCGAATACATGCAGCGCAAGGCGTCGAGCCGCGATCGCTGGCTGACCGGCATGAGGCGGCTGCGCGACAAGATCTACGGCGATCAGCGCGCGGGCTGA
- a CDS encoding aspartate dehydrogenase produces the protein MSSKRIAIAGLGEIGKTLARKLAQGLPGLALSGIATRDRVKAQAWLDREGISCPLIALDELPDHADLAVECAPAAILDQICRPMLNAGKEVMVLSASALLPRPDLIELARAKGGRIIVPTGALIGFDAVSAAAEGTIHSVQMITRKPPNGLAGAPYLVENRISVEGLTSALCVFKGSARDAAAAFPANVNVVAALSLAGIGPDRTTIEIWADPAVTRNCHQIKVESDSASFTMSIENIPSENPKTGRITALSAIAALRKLGASLQVGT, from the coding sequence TTGTCTTCCAAACGCATTGCCATTGCCGGGTTGGGCGAAATCGGCAAAACGCTGGCGCGCAAGCTCGCGCAGGGCTTGCCGGGTCTGGCGCTGTCGGGCATCGCGACAAGAGACCGCGTCAAGGCGCAGGCCTGGCTCGATCGCGAGGGCATTTCCTGTCCGCTGATCGCGCTCGATGAGTTGCCAGATCATGCCGACCTCGCGGTCGAATGCGCGCCGGCGGCGATTCTCGATCAGATCTGCCGCCCGATGCTCAATGCCGGCAAAGAGGTCATGGTGCTGAGCGCCAGCGCGCTGCTGCCGCGTCCCGATCTCATCGAATTGGCGCGCGCGAAAGGCGGCCGGATCATCGTGCCGACCGGCGCGCTGATCGGCTTCGACGCGGTTTCGGCCGCCGCCGAAGGCACGATCCATTCGGTGCAGATGATCACGCGCAAGCCGCCCAACGGATTGGCCGGTGCGCCCTATCTGGTCGAGAACAGGATTTCAGTAGAAGGATTGACGTCAGCACTGTGCGTCTTCAAGGGCTCGGCCCGCGATGCCGCCGCCGCGTTTCCGGCCAATGTCAATGTGGTCGCGGCGTTGTCGCTGGCCGGCATCGGCCCCGATCGCACCACCATCGAAATCTGGGCCGACCCCGCTGTGACGCGCAACTGTCATCAGATCAAGGTCGAATCCGACTCGGCGAGCTTTACGATGTCGATCGAGAATATCCCCTCGGAGAATCCGAAGACCGGCCGCATCACTGCGCTTTCGGCGATCGCGGCGCTGCGCAAGCTCGGTGCGTCGCTGCAGGTCGGGACTTAG
- a CDS encoding alpha/beta family hydrolase: protein MNAANAQKLEIAIPDAAPVSALLIRPPDARAAYVFAHGAGAGMAHASMDTIAAGLGVRGIATLRYQFPYMESGSKRPDSPAVAHAAVRAAVAEAGRCCAGLTLIAGGKSFGGRMTSQAQALSPLPGVRGLAFLGFPLHPAGKPSSDRAKHLADIKIPMLFLQGTRDALAELSLLEPVVQGLSRVATLHLVDEADHSFHVLKRSGRNDREVMDEVLDAFARWVGGIVG from the coding sequence TTGAATGCCGCTAACGCGCAAAAGCTCGAGATCGCGATCCCGGATGCTGCTCCGGTCTCCGCGCTGCTGATCCGGCCGCCTGACGCGCGCGCGGCTTACGTGTTCGCGCACGGGGCCGGCGCCGGCATGGCGCATGCATCGATGGACACGATTGCCGCCGGTCTCGGCGTGCGCGGCATTGCGACGCTGCGCTACCAGTTTCCCTATATGGAGAGCGGCAGCAAGCGGCCGGATTCCCCCGCGGTCGCGCATGCGGCGGTGCGCGCCGCGGTGGCGGAGGCCGGGCGGTGCTGCGCCGGGCTCACCTTGATCGCCGGCGGCAAATCGTTCGGCGGCCGCATGACGTCGCAGGCACAGGCGCTGTCTCCCTTGCCCGGCGTTCGCGGCCTGGCGTTTCTGGGCTTTCCCCTGCATCCGGCCGGCAAGCCTTCCAGCGACCGGGCCAAACATCTTGCCGATATCAAAATCCCCATGCTGTTCCTGCAGGGGACGCGCGACGCGCTGGCGGAATTGAGCCTGCTCGAACCTGTCGTTCAAGGGTTGAGCCGCGTGGCGACCTTGCATCTTGTTGACGAGGCCGATCATTCCTTCCACGTGCTGAAGCGTTCGGGACGGAATGATCGCGAGGTGATGGACGAGGTGCTGGACGCTTTCGCGAGGTGGGTCGGCGGGATCGTGGGCTGA
- the bioB gene encoding biotin synthase BioB, whose product MLELSNEMTAAPAVAPTWTAEAAWSVYRLPFNDLLFKAQSIHRQHFDPNRVQLSKLLNIKTGGCPEDCGYCSQSVHNATGLAASKLMDVEKIVAEARKAKEAGASRYCMGAAWRNPKPRDMDAIVEVVGAVKSLGLETCMTLGMLDREQSDRLSAAGLDYYNHNIDTSERYYPQVTSTRTFSDRLDTLENVRQSGMKVCCGGILGMGEEEADRVDMLVTLANLAEPPESVPINMLIPIAGTPLANAAPIGPIEFVRIIALARIMMPKSHVRLSAGRSAMTDEMQALCFFAGANSIFVGDTLLTAGNPGNQADTKLFDRLGLQPA is encoded by the coding sequence ATGCTTGAACTGAGCAACGAAATGACCGCAGCGCCCGCCGTCGCGCCGACATGGACAGCGGAGGCTGCCTGGTCGGTCTACCGGCTCCCGTTCAATGACCTGCTGTTCAAGGCGCAGTCGATTCATCGGCAGCATTTCGATCCCAACCGCGTGCAGTTGAGCAAGCTGCTCAACATCAAGACCGGGGGCTGCCCGGAGGATTGCGGCTATTGCAGCCAGTCCGTGCATAACGCGACGGGCCTGGCGGCCTCCAAGCTGATGGATGTCGAAAAGATCGTCGCCGAGGCGCGCAAGGCCAAAGAAGCCGGCGCGAGCCGCTACTGCATGGGCGCGGCCTGGCGCAATCCGAAGCCGAGGGACATGGACGCCATCGTCGAAGTCGTGGGCGCGGTGAAATCACTCGGACTCGAGACCTGCATGACCCTGGGTATGCTGGACCGCGAACAGTCGGACCGGCTCAGCGCGGCCGGTCTCGACTATTACAACCACAATATCGATACGTCGGAGCGTTATTATCCGCAGGTCACCTCCACACGCACATTTTCCGACCGGCTCGACACGCTGGAAAATGTCCGCCAGTCCGGCATGAAGGTCTGTTGCGGCGGCATCCTCGGAATGGGTGAGGAAGAAGCCGACCGCGTCGATATGCTAGTGACGCTGGCCAACCTGGCCGAGCCGCCCGAAAGCGTTCCGATCAACATGCTGATTCCGATCGCCGGCACACCGCTCGCCAACGCCGCCCCGATCGGGCCGATCGAGTTCGTCAGGATTATCGCGCTGGCGCGGATCATGATGCCGAAGTCACATGTTCGCCTGTCGGCCGGTCGCTCGGCCATGACCGACGAGATGCAGGCGCTCTGCTTTTTTGCAGGCGCCAATTCGATCTTTGTCGGCGATACCTTGCTGACGGCGGGCAATCCGGGAAACCAGGCCGACACCAAGCTGTTCGATCGGCTGGGGTTGCAGCCGGCCTGA
- a CDS encoding enoyl-CoA hydratase-related protein: MSANPVLWNLDENGVGTVTLNRPEVNNAYDAGLINGVLAAMDDLGKKPNLRVVVLKGNGKHFQAGADLKWINGVRPKSVEENEAVSRATFEAVQRLNTLPIPTVALVQGGCFGGGTGVISACDVVIAADNALFSITEVRWGLTAAIIIPQLCDAIGVRQVRRYALTGERFGAEDARRIGLVHEVVPLADLEAAGAKVVAQLLANGPAAMAETKALALESSFGGMSVDDDAYTRLVKMHSARRQTAEASEGLASFAEKRAANWK; encoded by the coding sequence ATGAGCGCCAATCCGGTCCTGTGGAATCTCGATGAAAACGGCGTCGGCACCGTCACGCTCAATCGCCCCGAGGTGAACAACGCCTACGATGCCGGCCTGATCAACGGCGTGCTCGCGGCGATGGACGATCTCGGCAAGAAGCCGAACCTGCGCGTGGTTGTGCTGAAGGGCAACGGCAAACATTTTCAGGCCGGCGCCGACCTGAAATGGATCAACGGCGTGCGGCCGAAATCGGTCGAAGAGAACGAGGCGGTGTCGCGGGCGACGTTCGAGGCCGTGCAGCGGCTCAACACCTTGCCGATTCCGACCGTAGCGCTGGTGCAGGGCGGCTGCTTCGGCGGCGGCACCGGTGTGATTTCGGCCTGCGACGTCGTGATCGCGGCCGACAACGCGCTGTTCTCGATCACCGAAGTGCGCTGGGGGCTGACGGCGGCGATCATCATCCCGCAGCTCTGCGACGCCATCGGCGTGCGCCAGGTCCGCCGCTACGCGCTGACCGGCGAGCGTTTTGGCGCGGAAGACGCGCGCCGCATCGGTCTGGTGCACGAAGTCGTGCCGCTGGCCGACCTCGAAGCCGCCGGCGCCAAGGTCGTCGCGCAATTGCTCGCGAACGGTCCCGCGGCGATGGCCGAGACCAAGGCGCTGGCGCTGGAAAGTTCGTTCGGCGGCATGAGCGTCGACGATGACGCCTATACGCGGCTGGTCAAAATGCATTCGGCGCGGCGGCAGACGGCGGAGGCCTCGGAAGGACTGGCGTCGTTTGCGGAGAAGCGCGCGGCGAACTGGAAGTAG
- a CDS encoding FAD-binding oxidoreductase, giving the protein MEHPLRVDEFSPAEAAPSATFALASVAAPVMAAQAAPLPPLPNLPAGDVLFLKPSDAHYADYLAAANIRTRLNPALRAVCKTEHAVTVMVDWVRENNLNFSVRCGGHSYEGFSQSADVVIDVRGLDTITVDKSAGLVTAGSGASLYQIYQALAAQGLALQAGSCPTVGISGHVMGGGHGLLARSHGLTCDSLQQINVVDSEGQVLQADAASEPDLYWACCGGGGGSFGIATRFTLNVFPLSTALVFGVSWKLSRAHAARLFAAWQAWAPGAPATITSIMKVGPAGGGLISMRCIGQSIGSESALRSQLKTLTTLQTPSSPLSVQSLGFLDAVKHFAGPLAYEQVYMKAKSDYVLSPLGSAGIDAMMAAVAPVAAGGIVLLCDSYGGKISDVAADATAFPRRAGTQYCIQYYSSWTRAADTPAHLAQVANVYAAMRTYMPGASYVNYCDLDLPDYASAYWGGNLARLVAVKQHYDPDNLFHHAQSVPVSLPMV; this is encoded by the coding sequence GTGGAACATCCGCTTCGTGTCGATGAATTCTCGCCCGCCGAGGCGGCGCCGTCCGCCACCTTCGCGCTGGCCAGCGTCGCCGCACCCGTGATGGCAGCACAAGCGGCGCCATTGCCGCCATTGCCGAATCTTCCGGCCGGCGACGTGCTTTTCCTGAAGCCTTCGGACGCGCATTACGCTGATTATCTGGCGGCGGCCAATATTCGCACCCGATTGAATCCGGCGCTGCGCGCGGTCTGCAAGACCGAACATGCGGTTACCGTCATGGTCGACTGGGTCCGCGAAAACAATTTGAACTTTTCCGTCCGCTGCGGCGGCCATTCCTACGAAGGCTTTTCGCAATCCGCCGATGTGGTGATCGACGTCCGCGGTCTCGACACCATCACGGTCGACAAATCAGCCGGACTGGTGACGGCGGGGTCCGGCGCTTCGCTGTACCAGATCTATCAGGCGCTCGCCGCGCAAGGGCTCGCGCTGCAGGCCGGGAGCTGCCCGACGGTCGGCATATCCGGTCATGTGATGGGTGGCGGCCATGGTCTGTTGGCGCGCTCGCACGGCCTGACCTGCGACAGCCTGCAGCAGATCAATGTCGTGGACAGTGAGGGGCAGGTGCTGCAGGCCGATGCCGCGTCCGAGCCCGATCTCTATTGGGCCTGTTGCGGGGGCGGCGGCGGCAGTTTTGGCATTGCCACGCGGTTCACGCTGAATGTCTTCCCGCTGAGCACGGCGCTGGTGTTCGGCGTCTCCTGGAAACTATCGCGGGCGCACGCCGCGCGATTGTTCGCGGCCTGGCAGGCCTGGGCGCCGGGCGCGCCGGCCACCATCACCTCGATCATGAAAGTCGGTCCCGCCGGCGGCGGCCTGATCAGCATGCGCTGCATCGGACAGTCGATCGGCTCGGAATCGGCGCTGCGCAGCCAGTTGAAAACGCTGACGACGCTGCAGACGCCATCCTCGCCGCTGTCGGTGCAGTCGCTCGGCTTTCTCGACGCCGTCAAACACTTTGCCGGACCGCTCGCCTATGAGCAGGTCTATATGAAGGCCAAATCCGACTACGTGCTAAGCCCGCTCGGCAGCGCCGGCATCGACGCCATGATGGCGGCGGTGGCGCCAGTCGCTGCCGGCGGGATCGTGCTGTTGTGCGATTCCTATGGCGGCAAGATTTCCGACGTTGCCGCAGACGCCACGGCGTTTCCGCGCCGCGCCGGCACGCAATACTGCATCCAGTATTATTCGAGCTGGACCCGCGCGGCCGATACGCCGGCCCATCTCGCGCAAGTCGCCAATGTCTACGCCGCGATGCGGACGTACATGCCCGGTGCGTCTTACGTGAATTACTGCGATCTGGATTTGCCGGATTACGCTAGCGCCTATTGGGGCGGCAATCTCGCGCGCCTGGTGGCGGTGAAGCAGCACTACGATCCAGACAATCTGTTTCACCACGCCCAAAGCGTGCCGGTCAGTTTGCCGATGGTTTAA
- a CDS encoding ketopantoate reductase family protein — protein sequence MRICVFGAGAVGSHIAVRLALAGHDVSCVMRGAHLDAVEANGLTLRVGDAAFKAKVKASDDPAALGPQDVVISTLKATGVSSLATGLQPLLREDTAVVFAQNGIPWWYDIGLSPKHPPVPDLGFLDPGGLLRAAIPRERIIGGVIFSSNEIVAPGVAANLSPERNRLLIGECDDRASERIARLRAALNEAGIESPDVPQIRETIWSKLLTNMSMSVLCSLTGQTARGVRDDPALAEVIPRLLDEANSIAQTCFPEVKRVTRTGPAPDHKPSILQDYELGRAMEIDVLVRAPAAFARAAGLATPMLDLMAALAIRQAREKGLYQAG from the coding sequence ATGCGTATCTGCGTTTTCGGTGCGGGCGCCGTCGGCAGCCATATCGCGGTCCGGCTGGCGCTGGCGGGACACGACGTCTCCTGCGTGATGCGGGGGGCGCATCTCGACGCGGTCGAGGCCAACGGTCTGACGCTGCGGGTCGGCGATGCCGCGTTCAAGGCCAAGGTGAAAGCGTCCGACGATCCGGCGGCGCTCGGTCCGCAGGACGTCGTCATCAGCACCTTGAAGGCGACCGGCGTGTCCAGCCTCGCCACCGGGCTGCAACCTTTGCTGCGCGAGGATACTGCGGTCGTGTTCGCGCAGAACGGCATTCCCTGGTGGTACGACATCGGGCTGTCGCCAAAACATCCGCCGGTGCCGGATCTCGGCTTTCTCGATCCCGGCGGGCTACTGCGCGCCGCGATCCCCAGGGAACGCATCATCGGCGGCGTGATCTTTTCGTCCAACGAAATCGTGGCACCCGGCGTCGCCGCCAACCTCTCACCGGAGCGCAACAGGCTCCTGATCGGCGAATGCGACGACCGCGCCAGCGAACGGATTGCAAGGCTGCGCGCCGCACTGAACGAAGCCGGAATCGAATCGCCGGACGTCCCGCAAATCCGGGAAACGATCTGGTCGAAGCTGCTGACCAACATGTCGATGTCGGTGCTGTGTTCGCTGACCGGACAAACCGCGCGCGGCGTCCGTGACGATCCTGCGCTGGCCGAGGTCATCCCGCGCCTGCTCGACGAAGCCAACAGCATTGCGCAAACCTGTTTCCCCGAGGTCAAGCGCGTCACCCGCACCGGGCCCGCGCCGGACCACAAGCCGTCGATCCTGCAGGACTACGAACTCGGCCGCGCCATGGAGATCGACGTGCTGGTCCGTGCCCCCGCCGCATTCGCGCGCGCCGCAGGGCTTGCGACACCGATGCTCGATCTGATGGCTGCCCTTGCGATCCGCCAGGCTCGAGAGAAAGGCCTGTATCAGGCAGGATAG
- a CDS encoding LysR family transcriptional regulator codes for MDTLVNLQAFLATAEAAGFSAAARKLNVSTSVVSKRVTQLEAQIGTVLFHRSTRQLRLTEAGQRYVHRARSVVADVGDLLSRMGEKDHDLVDQLRIKAPTSLTTARLADILSVFQTQNPGLKLEIVLIDRPVDPVTEGFDIAIGAFPHSFGGVVDEPLYPIKRLLCASPSYLAAHGAPRHPRDLIDHRCLSFLPTGPEWMFDGPRGRITVEVRPMLSSNEGQVLVKSALAGNGIAFISHYLVADGLRSGALQVVLPEFPIPELWVKATIPARRINAAAVQALLQLLKRSLSPAHLEPQRS; via the coding sequence ATGGATACGCTCGTCAATCTTCAGGCTTTTTTGGCCACCGCCGAGGCCGCCGGGTTTTCGGCCGCGGCCCGCAAGCTCAACGTCTCGACCTCGGTCGTGTCCAAACGTGTCACGCAACTCGAGGCCCAGATCGGCACCGTGCTGTTCCATCGCTCGACCCGGCAGTTGCGATTAACGGAAGCGGGCCAGCGGTATGTGCATCGGGCGCGCAGCGTGGTTGCGGATGTCGGCGACCTTCTCTCCCGCATGGGTGAGAAGGACCACGACCTGGTCGATCAGCTGCGCATCAAGGCGCCGACCTCGCTCACCACGGCCAGGCTTGCCGATATCCTCAGCGTATTCCAGACGCAAAATCCGGGGCTCAAACTCGAGATCGTGTTGATCGACCGCCCGGTCGATCCGGTGACGGAGGGGTTCGACATAGCCATCGGCGCGTTCCCGCACTCGTTCGGCGGCGTCGTTGACGAGCCGCTCTATCCGATCAAGCGTCTGCTGTGCGCATCGCCCTCGTATCTTGCGGCGCACGGCGCTCCCCGGCATCCGCGCGACCTGATCGATCATCGTTGCCTGAGCTTTCTGCCCACCGGGCCGGAATGGATGTTCGATGGACCGCGCGGCCGCATTACCGTTGAAGTACGTCCGATGTTGAGTTCGAACGAAGGACAGGTGCTGGTGAAAAGTGCCCTTGCCGGGAACGGCATCGCCTTCATTTCGCACTATCTCGTCGCCGACGGGCTGCGCAGCGGCGCACTGCAGGTCGTGCTGCCGGAGTTTCCGATTCCGGAACTATGGGTCAAGGCAACCATTCCCGCGCGGCGCATCAACGCTGCGGCGGTGCAAGCGCTGCTGCAGCTATTGAAACGCTCGCTTTCGCCCGCTCACCTTGAACCGCAGCGTTCCTAA
- a CDS encoding di-heme-cytochrome C peroxidase — MRRRTKIIIAVLVAAGAYTFFKDDIAQFWDGLHVKLAEYPAPKNTKWLNQNVSDKDIGWFYHADQGTRTFGIPYEWFMALEQPSLTAMLWSADPFSDPAYLDRYGFIPDPFDKKALPIGFAHGDAMLDPTGEPWRNPTNKQDMTGIGLTCAACHTGRFTYKDTAVIINGGPALTDLLKLKQGIGVALFETRYLPGRFGRFAKRILGPDSTLDERETLKYQIDQVLNQYNQTLTLEKRVASRSIEEGYGRLDALNRIGNQVFSIDLKNPDNYAGSSAPVHYPRIWNTPWFDWVQYNGSIMQPMVRNAGESLGVSSELNLTDPSKGLFKSSVNVKKLYDMEEMVKGKNPPNPKDGFSGLQSPKWPADILPPIDQTLAAKGAELYKDRCQGCHRPPISSEAFYDFNNTKWWRTNQNGEHVMVLENIPIDHVGTDPAQATDMIARTVALPANLGIDETGFAFALGKVVEKTVNYIYDRPQPPLDENGKPKPPLSEAERQRLDGYMPNELRGEMKYKVRPLNGVWATPPYLHNASVPSVYALLSPIEERPTKFYLGNREYDPVNLGYKTDYLANGFEFDTSIRGNSNSGHQFRKEYDKDKPVTGIIGKYLEPSDRKALIEYLKTL; from the coding sequence ATGCGTCGCAGGACAAAGATTATTATCGCGGTGTTGGTCGCCGCCGGCGCTTACACTTTTTTCAAGGACGACATCGCGCAATTCTGGGACGGGCTTCATGTGAAGCTCGCGGAATATCCGGCGCCGAAGAATACCAAGTGGCTGAACCAGAATGTCAGCGATAAGGATATCGGCTGGTTCTACCACGCCGACCAGGGGACACGGACCTTCGGCATCCCCTATGAGTGGTTCATGGCGCTGGAGCAGCCCAGCCTGACGGCGATGCTCTGGTCGGCCGACCCGTTCAGCGATCCGGCCTACCTGGATCGGTACGGTTTCATTCCCGATCCCTTCGACAAGAAGGCGCTGCCGATCGGCTTCGCGCATGGCGACGCCATGCTGGATCCAACGGGTGAGCCCTGGCGCAACCCGACCAACAAGCAGGATATGACCGGTATCGGCCTGACCTGCGCTGCCTGCCACACCGGCCGGTTCACCTACAAGGACACCGCCGTTATCATCAACGGCGGCCCGGCGCTGACCGATCTGCTCAAGCTGAAGCAGGGTATCGGCGTCGCATTGTTCGAGACCCGGTATTTACCCGGCCGTTTTGGTCGCTTCGCCAAACGCATTCTGGGGCCGGATTCGACGCTCGACGAACGCGAAACGTTGAAATACCAGATCGACCAGGTGCTGAACCAGTACAACCAGACCCTCACACTCGAGAAGCGCGTCGCGTCCCGCAGCATCGAGGAAGGCTACGGGCGGCTCGACGCGCTGAACCGGATCGGCAATCAGGTGTTTTCCATCGACCTGAAGAATCCGGACAACTATGCCGGCTCCTCGGCGCCGGTGCATTACCCGCGGATCTGGAACACGCCGTGGTTCGACTGGGTGCAGTATAACGGCTCGATCATGCAGCCGATGGTGCGTAACGCCGGCGAGTCGCTCGGCGTCTCGTCCGAACTCAATCTCACCGACCCGTCGAAAGGCCTGTTCAAGTCGAGCGTGAATGTGAAAAAGCTTTACGACATGGAGGAGATGGTCAAGGGCAAGAACCCGCCGAACCCGAAGGACGGGTTCTCAGGGCTCCAGTCTCCGAAATGGCCCGCCGACATTCTGCCGCCGATCGACCAGACGCTGGCTGCAAAGGGCGCCGAACTTTACAAGGATCGTTGTCAGGGATGTCACCGGCCGCCGATCTCGAGCGAGGCCTTCTACGATTTCAACAACACGAAATGGTGGCGGACGAACCAAAACGGCGAGCACGTGATGGTGCTCGAAAACATCCCGATCGATCATGTCGGCACCGATCCCGCGCAGGCCACTGACATGATTGCGCGAACGGTCGCGCTTCCCGCCAATCTCGGAATCGACGAGACCGGATTCGCCTTTGCGCTGGGAAAAGTGGTCGAGAAGACCGTCAACTACATCTACGACCGGCCGCAACCGCCGCTGGACGAGAACGGCAAGCCGAAACCGCCGCTCAGCGAGGCAGAGCGGCAGCGCCTGGACGGATATATGCCGAACGAACTGCGGGGCGAAATGAAATACAAGGTGCGTCCGCTCAACGGCGTTTGGGCGACACCGCCCTATCTCCACAACGCCTCGGTCCCCAGCGTCTACGCGCTGTTGTCCCCGATCGAGGAGCGGCCGACGAAATTCTATCTCGGTAACCGCGAATACGATCCGGTCAATCTCGGCTACAAGACCGATTACCTCGCCAACGGTTTTGAATTCGACACCTCGATTCGCGGCAATTCGAACAGCGGGCACCAGTTCCGGAAGGAATACGACAAGGACAAGCCGGTGACGGGAATCATTGGGAAGTATCTGGAGCCCAGTGATCGCAAGGCGCTGATCGAGTATCTCAAGACGCTGTGA